A genomic window from Periweissella cryptocerci includes:
- a CDS encoding putative metal homeostasis protein: protein MAERMDVSSANRKLKSPNIKTRKRALKALHDDRRAKSNKK from the coding sequence ATGGCAGAACGAATGGATGTTTCAAGTGCAAACCGCAAGCTTAAGAGCCCTAACATCAAGACTCGCAAGCGCGCGTTGAAGGCGTTACACGATGATCGCCGTGCAAAGTCTAACAAGAAGTAA
- a CDS encoding gluconeogenesis factor YvcK family protein, whose amino-acid sequence MKKKIVIIGGGSGLPVILRELRHENVDITAVVTVADDGGSSGALRNYINVVPPGDIRNVMAVMSELDEDFLRVFQYRFKSDDDFFSGHSIGNLIIAAMQEMDLNIFEAVQKLSKMMAVKGHVYPVANEPLELHARFTDGTTMIGEAEITHAHKTIEKVWVMPQPDSKNKIAKAVPSVVTAIANADQVILGPGSLYTSILPNLTIQEVALALRTTRADVVYISNIMTQKGETDNFSDADHARVINEHVGADVITHTIVNVAAVPEEYIDWQRWSEVSKQVRHDSSEFDDLHITEVEADLLELRDNGAFHDGKRVVEELMKILHAKN is encoded by the coding sequence ATGAAGAAAAAAATCGTAATTATCGGTGGCGGTTCCGGGCTACCAGTAATCTTGCGGGAGTTGCGGCATGAAAATGTCGATATCACAGCTGTTGTGACGGTCGCCGACGATGGAGGCTCATCCGGCGCACTACGAAATTATATTAACGTCGTACCACCTGGTGATATTCGTAACGTGATGGCGGTCATGTCAGAATTAGATGAAGATTTTTTACGTGTCTTCCAATATCGATTTAAGTCGGATGATGATTTCTTTTCTGGTCATAGTATCGGTAATTTAATTATTGCCGCCATGCAAGAAATGGATTTGAACATTTTTGAGGCGGTGCAAAAGCTCAGTAAAATGATGGCGGTTAAAGGCCATGTTTATCCTGTCGCTAATGAACCGTTGGAATTGCATGCTCGATTTACTGATGGCACGACCATGATTGGTGAAGCGGAAATCACGCATGCCCATAAAACCATCGAAAAAGTGTGGGTGATGCCCCAACCTGATTCTAAGAATAAAATTGCCAAAGCAGTTCCGTCAGTCGTGACCGCGATTGCGAATGCCGATCAGGTTATTTTAGGACCGGGGTCGTTGTACACCAGTATCTTGCCGAACTTGACGATTCAAGAAGTGGCGCTGGCGTTACGGACGACGCGGGCTGATGTTGTGTATATCTCAAACATCATGACCCAAAAAGGGGAAACTGATAATTTCTCTGACGCCGACCACGCCCGCGTGATTAATGAGCACGTTGGCGCCGATGTGATTACACACACAATCGTCAACGTCGCTGCAGTTCCTGAAGAATACATTGATTGGCAACGGTGGAGCGAAGTTTCTAAGCAAGTCCGGCATGATTCGAGTGAATTCGATGACCTGCATATCACGGAAGTGGAAGCTGATCTCTTAGAACTTCGTGATAATGGTGCTTTCCACGATGGCAAACGAGTCGTAGAAGAATTAATGAAAATTCTACACGCCAAGAATTAA
- the rapZ gene encoding RNase adapter RapZ — MDKKRQIVIVTGMSGAGKTVAMQAFEDMGFLTTDNLPAGLLSPFFEMVQTSQSVQNVALVVDVRSLSLIGNIADLLKSEQLNADTLFLDATDQELVARYKESRRQHPLAQDGRVVEGLAKEREILQPIKKRAKVVVDTTDLSSRQLRKMLFEKFSNGEHKAPFNLQVMSFGFKYGLPLDADIVWDVRFLKNPFYDQKLRDLTGLDQAVYDYVMATDGAEEFFVQYLKLLELTIPRYITEGKTSLVIAVGCTGGQHRSVAFAERIGRALEGQYKTRVTHRDIELRKESSVRS; from the coding sequence ATGGATAAAAAAAGACAAATTGTGATTGTGACCGGGATGAGTGGTGCCGGAAAAACGGTTGCGATGCAAGCATTTGAAGACATGGGGTTTCTAACAACGGATAACTTACCAGCCGGATTATTAAGCCCATTTTTTGAAATGGTGCAAACCAGTCAATCAGTGCAAAACGTTGCGCTCGTAGTGGATGTGCGCTCACTTAGTTTAATTGGCAACATTGCCGATCTATTAAAAAGTGAACAATTGAACGCCGACACGCTTTTCCTTGATGCGACTGATCAAGAACTCGTCGCCCGTTATAAAGAATCACGGCGGCAACACCCACTGGCGCAAGATGGTCGGGTGGTTGAAGGTTTAGCAAAAGAACGCGAAATATTACAACCAATTAAAAAACGCGCCAAAGTGGTGGTTGATACCACGGACTTGTCATCACGACAATTGCGGAAGATGTTATTTGAAAAATTCAGTAATGGTGAACACAAAGCACCGTTTAATTTGCAGGTGATGTCATTTGGTTTCAAATACGGCCTGCCTTTGGACGCTGATATTGTGTGGGATGTCCGTTTCTTGAAGAATCCGTTCTATGATCAAAAGCTCCGTGATTTAACAGGGCTCGATCAAGCGGTTTATGATTACGTGATGGCAACTGATGGGGCAGAAGAATTTTTTGTCCAATATTTGAAGCTCTTGGAATTGACAATTCCACGTTATATTACGGAAGGTAAAACTTCGTTAGTAATTGCAGTCGGCTGTACTGGTGGTCAACACCGGTCAGTGGCTTTTGCTGAACGAATTGGGCGCGCCCTCGAAGGGCAATACAAAACCCGGGTAACCCACCGTGATATTGAATTGCGTAAGGAATCGAGTGTTCGCTCATGA